The Nodosilinea sp. PGN35 DNA window AAGTGTTCGACGGCTTTGCGGGCTTTGTTGGTTTGCAGATGGCCAATCAGGTGCCAGGTGATATCGCTCAAGTCGCTGAGGTCGGCCTGTTTGGCGATCGCCTCCTGCACCCGACTTTCGCCAAAATGCCTCACCCCTCGCTCGTAGGCAGCGCGGATTGTCTCCACCGGTAGGAACTTGGTGACCGCAATCAGCACCACCGCAGGGGGGATGCTTTGCCGAATGCGATCAAATTGTTCGGGCAGGGCACCGGGGGCAGCGGTCATTGAAAGGTTTGTTTGTAGGTGTGCTGGAGGCGATCGTAGTCGGCCTGCTGGCCAGCCCGCCGCAAAACCCGCAGGCGACCTTCGAGCATGAGACGGGCGTTGCTGCGACCGAGGGGCTGAAACACCAGCCCCTCGGTGGGAGAATTAGTCACCAAAAAAAACAGCCGCTGAGCATAAAGCGTGGCATACAGCTCTTGGCCGTCGTCTACCATGCACACTCTGAAGAGCAAGCCAAAATTTGGGTGATTGAGATAGGTTTCTGTGCTCATTCAAGTATGAGAGAGGCTCTTCCTTACGACAGGATGATAGTCATGTCTGTTCAATTCGCCACATGCATTCTAGAACCTGGTGTGCTGTATGCACGCATTCTCGGGGATATCGCTCCGCTAATTCCCCCGTACGGCTGATTTATTCCAGACCCAGGGCCAGTAGTTGAGCCCTGGCCTTTTGCAGCGATTCTTGCCATTCCCTGGCGGGATCGCTGTCAGCCACGATACCTGCCCCCACCTGCCCCCAAACGGTAGAGGGTGCCCAGTGGCTCTCAGTATGCCCAACCAGCAGGGTGCGAATTAGGATATTTAGATCGAGATGGCCACGCCTATCTAAATAGCCGCAGGAGCCGTAGAACAGACTGCGTCGCACTGGCTCCAGAGCTTCGATAATTTCCATACAGCGTACCTTAGGACAGCCGGTGATAGTGCCGCCCGGGAAGACGGCGCGGATCAGGTCGATGGCGGTGCGCTGGTGCGGGGCAAGGCTTTCTAACTGCCCCACGACGTTGCTTACCAAATGCATCACGTGGCTGTAGTACTCCACGGTCAGCAGCTCATTGACCTGCACGGTGCCCCACCGGCACACCCGGCCCAGGTCATTGCGTTCGAGATCCACCAGCATGATGTGCTCGGCCCGCTCTTTAGGGTTGCTGAGCAGGGTTTGAGCCAGCTCTGCATCCTGTTCTGGCGTTGCCCCGCGAGGGCGCGTTCCAGCAATGGGGCGGGTCTGGGCCAGGCCATGCTGCAACTTCACCAGCCGCTCGGGTGAGCAGCTAATTACATCGCCCCAGGGGGTGCGCCAGTAGCAGGCAAAGGGCGACGGGTTGATGCGCTGGAGCTGGCGGTACAGCGTCCAGCTGTGGGCTGTGGTCTCGGTTGAGAACCGCAGAGACAGGTTGACCTGAAACACGTCCCCCGCCTGAATATGCTGCTTGGCCCGCAGGACAGCCTGCTGGTACTCTGCCGCCGCCATTCCCAGGGTCACAGCGCGGGGATCGCCCGGCTTCAGGGCAATTAGAGGATCTGCTTCCCCAGGCAGACTGAGCTGTTTCTCTAGACTGTCCAGCGCGGCGGGGGCGGGGGCAAACAGCCACAGCCGCTGGGCCTGGTGGTCGAGTACGGCAAAGGTGGCGGGCTCGTACCACAGGGCGACGGGAAAGGGCAGGGGATCACTATTTATAGTGGGCAGCCGCTCGATCTCCCAGGCCAGGTCGTAGCCCAGCCAGCCCAGCCAGCCGCCGGTAAAGGGCAGTGTTTCTGCTGCATCAGCCTCGTCACCCAAAAGCCGGGGTTGCTCTGCTGCTGTCAGCCGTTCTGCCAGCGTGGGTAAAATGCTCCCCACCGCTGGCGTCCACACCTGTGGAAGCGCTCCGACGTAACGCGGGGGGCCGGCACAGATGGAGTAGCGGCTGTGAGCGGCATGGGGCTGAGCGGCGACCGGGAGCGGGAAAGGACTCTCCAGCAGAGCCACCAGGCTGGCAGGGGTAGGGGGCTGCAGCAGCAGGTCGCCGTAGAGGCACTGAAAGATATCGCTGCCGGTGCGGTGGCCCAGGGGTTGCGATCGCACCCACCAGCCCTGCCCATCGCTCAAAGCTCGCCTCCCCAAACGACTCTGGCCCACCAAAACACCGTCAGCAGCCCCAGGGCAAACCAGTCCCACCGCCGCAGCAC harbors:
- the pipX gene encoding transcriptional coactivator PipX, whose translation is MSTETYLNHPNFGLLFRVCMVDDGQELYATLYAQRLFFLVTNSPTEGLVFQPLGRSNARLMLEGRLRVLRRAGQQADYDRLQHTYKQTFQ
- a CDS encoding anthranilate synthase component I — translated: MGQSRLGRRALSDGQGWWVRSQPLGHRTGSDIFQCLYGDLLLQPPTPASLVALLESPFPLPVAAQPHAAHSRYSICAGPPRYVGALPQVWTPAVGSILPTLAERLTAAEQPRLLGDEADAAETLPFTGGWLGWLGYDLAWEIERLPTINSDPLPFPVALWYEPATFAVLDHQAQRLWLFAPAPAALDSLEKQLSLPGEADPLIALKPGDPRAVTLGMAAAEYQQAVLRAKQHIQAGDVFQVNLSLRFSTETTAHSWTLYRQLQRINPSPFACYWRTPWGDVISCSPERLVKLQHGLAQTRPIAGTRPRGATPEQDAELAQTLLSNPKERAEHIMLVDLERNDLGRVCRWGTVQVNELLTVEYYSHVMHLVSNVVGQLESLAPHQRTAIDLIRAVFPGGTITGCPKVRCMEIIEALEPVRRSLFYGSCGYLDRRGHLDLNILIRTLLVGHTESHWAPSTVWGQVGAGIVADSDPAREWQESLQKARAQLLALGLE